The Schistocerca serialis cubense isolate TAMUIC-IGC-003099 chromosome 10, iqSchSeri2.2, whole genome shotgun sequence genome includes a region encoding these proteins:
- the LOC126424996 gene encoding uncharacterized protein LOC126424996: MAVLNQCCCGCSLKTGTIIIAVLYVIASLVQIATTANSLHTHQYVDEDLNYAIDNFNSLVHTDIEKQLRDTAEKLDNDFGLKGSDGSLTRTVNKALPYKTKVTKTQLIVTLVFAIIQAICGILLLFGAIQEKAGMLLPWVVVETLVVIASTVVGIITCIALIAVAETATAGIIAVVFVVLYVLLSVYFLLVVYSYYQTLRENPRRYV; the protein is encoded by the exons ATGGCAGTTCTCAACCAGTGTTGCTGTGGGTGCTCTTTGAAGACGGGCACCATCATCATTGCTGTCTTGTATGTG ATTGCGAGCCTCGTGCAGATTGCAACAACAGCGAACAGTTTGCACACCCATCAGTATGTTGATGAAGATCTAAATTATGCCATAGATAACTTTAACAGCCTTGTACATACAGATATTGAGAAGCAACTTAGAGATACAGCTGAGAAATTAGACAACGATTTTGGACTGAAGGGCAGTGATGGCAGTTTGACCAGGACAGTGAATAAAGCGCTACCCTACAAGACTAAAG TTACTAAGACGCAGCTAATAGTAACACTCGTGTTTGCTATTATCCAGGCTATCTGTGGCATACTTCTCCTCTTCGGAGCCATTCAG gAAAAGGCTGGCATGCTACTTCCATGGGTGGTTGTGGAAACCCTGGTGGTCATAGCATCAACTGTCGTAGGCATTATCACATGCATTGCTCTCATCGCAGTGGCTGAAACTGCTACTGCTGGCATTATTGCAGTTGTTTTTGTCGTCCTCTATGTGT TGCTCAGTGTGTACTTCCTGCTGGTCGTGTACAGCTACTACCAGACCCTCCGTGAGAACCCACGCCGATACGTTTGA